The following coding sequences lie in one Spea bombifrons isolate aSpeBom1 chromosome 5, aSpeBom1.2.pri, whole genome shotgun sequence genomic window:
- the ACKR4 gene encoding atypical chemokine receptor 4 — MEIEAASEIRNMSTQTNITLTASTENYDDYADTTFDYNNYEERCEKSDVRMFAQIFLPAFYSVAFVLGTAGNSLVVAIYACHKKTKTKTDVYILNLAIADLLLLFTLPFWAVDSAVGWLFGTGMCKITSALYTVNFGSGMQFLACISLDRYFTVNKASSHRNFAKRCRAICLFVWATSILLSIPDFYFSTVKEHNGRRTCLPEYPKDSVKVMTVLIQILDIVFCFVLPFFIMLYCYSAMAKVLLKKDNIKRSRSLKVLLSVVAIFLITQLPYNIIKFWRAIDLIYALITICNTSRTIDIMIQVTKSIALFHCCLNPVLYAFMGATFQSYITKTIKKCGFWQKQTSSAEEYSMHSENHVEETISLSL; from the exons ATGGAAATTGAGGCTGCTTCGGAAATAAG GAACATGTCTACCCAGACAAATATAACTTTAACAGCATCGACTGAGAACTATGATGACTACGCAGACACAACATTTGATTATAACAATTACGAAGAGCGTTGCGAAAAAAGTGATGTCCGAATGTTTGCCCAGATTTTTCTTCCTGCCTTCTACAGTGTGGCGTTCGTGCTTGGAACGGCAGGCAATTCCTTGGTTGTCGCTATCTATGCATGTCACAAGAAAACGAAAACCAAGACTGATGTTTACATTTTGAACTTGGCAATAGCGGATTTGTTGCTACTCTTTACTCTTCCCTTCTGGGCAGTGGATTCTGCCGTAGGGTGGCTATTTGGAACAGGAATGTGCAAGATAACCTCAGCGTTGTACACTGTAAATTTTGGCTCTGGTATGCAATTCTTGGCCTGCATTAGTCTGGATAGATACTTTACTGTAAACAAAGCGTCAAGTCATCGAAATTTTGCAAAAAGGTGCCGGGCAATTTGCCTCTTTGTCTGGGCCACTTCCATTTTGTTGAGTATCCCAGATTTCTACTTTAGCACTGTGAAAGAACACAATGGTAGACGCACATGTCTTCCAGAATACCCCAAGGACTCTGTAAAGGTGATGACAGTCCTAATCCAGATTCTGGAtatagtattttgttttgtgttgcctttttttattatgttatactgTTACTCTGCAATGGCCAAAGTATTactaaaaaaagacaatatcaAGAGATCAAGGTCTCTAAAGGTTTTATTATCTGTGGTGGCAATCTTTCTTATAACTCAGTTACCATACAATATAATTAAGTTCTGGAGAGCAATTGATTTAATATATGCCCTTATTACAATATGCAACACTAGTAGGACCATTGACATAATGATCCAGGTGACTAAAAGCATTGCTTTGTTTCACTGCTGTCTTAATCCAGTACTATATGCCTTTATGGGGGCAACATTTCAATCCTATATTACCAAAACTATCAAAAAGTGtggtttttggcaaaaacaaacatcaagtgcTGAAGAGTATTCCATGCACTCAGAAAATCATGTGGAAGAAACAATTAGTCTCTCTCTCTAG